Genomic DNA from Oncorhynchus mykiss isolate Arlee unplaced genomic scaffold, USDA_OmykA_1.1 un_scaffold_169, whole genome shotgun sequence:
gagtgtCTGATAGAGGAggatgatagagggagaaagggagtgtctgatagaggaggaggatagagggagaaagggagtgtctgatagaggaggatagagggagaaagggagtgtctgatagaggaggatagagggagaaagggagtgtctgatagaggaggaggatagagggagaaagggagtgtctgatagaggaggaggatagagggagaaagggagtgtctgatagaggaggaggatagagggagaaagggagtgtctgatagaggaggaggatagagggagaaagggagtgtctgatagaggaggatagagggagaaagggagtgtctgatagaggaggaggatagagggagaaagggagtgtctgatagaggaggaggatagagggagaaagggagtgtctgatagaggaggatagagggagtgtctgatagaggaggaggatagagggagaaagggagtgtctgatagaggaggatagagggagaaagggagtgtctgatagaggaggaggatagagggagaaagggagtgtctgatagaggaggaggatagagggagaaagggagtgtctgatagaggaggaggatagagggagaaagggagtgtctgatagaggaggatagagggagaaagggagtgtctgatagaggaggaggatagagggagaaagggagtgtctgatagaggaggaggatagagggagaaagggagtgtctgatagaggaggatagagggagaaagggagtgtctgatagaggaggaggatatagggagaaagggagtgtctgatagaggaggatagagggagaaagggagtgtctgatagagggagaaagggagtgtctgatagaggaggaggatagagggagaaagggagtgtctgatagaggaggaggatagagggagaaagggagtgtctgatagaggaggatagagggagaaagggagtgtctgatagaggaggaggatagagagagtgaggcagTTCCACAGGCAGACGATAGAAGCAGATTGATCTCTCTCGCGCTGTAGTCGGTCCTGTCTACCGGGAGATGCTCAAGCGTTCCTGATTTTTCCGCTCTAACCACCGCTAATTCCCGTTAGAGCTCgttacctccactgtactgttTTCGGTAGTTTGAGGGGGAGTAAATCGCGTGTCGTCTGTCTGGGAACATAAGGCTAACCAGGGCTACAGATCATCTGGATCAGAACCTCACGACTAGAAGCACCAGGTCTCCGGTAAAACGGTAAGAAATACCACAGAATCCCCCCCCGCGCTCCTTCCGTGATGAATATGTTGATAGTCTAGTAGCAGCATCATTCGGTCTGTATATCATGTACATCGCTTTAGATAGGCCAGCTGTAATGTAAACATTGGCTATAGTGTACAAATTcatgaaaacattttattttatttttttgtctttaATATAAGGTTAAGCATTAGGGTTAAACAGTGGTTAGGGTGTACAATCAGATTTGATGACTTTGTGGCGGTGCTTAGTGACCACTGCAGATCTGCCTCCAGAACAACATTCACAAGGGAAAACGCTAAGGCTATAGAGTAGCGGAAACGGTTATACCGTTTTATAACGTGTATTTATTGAGGGTTTTTAATCAGCATAATGCCATCTCTGGATATTGATGCCCTTTATAGTCTCTGGATAAACTCCCGAGGTTCAGCTGTTGTCTTTGTTGATCGAGATAATGTGTTATTTCAGGCAGGAGGAGATGATTGGTTTATTTAAATAGGGCAGATGAAAACACGGAGACAGCTGCATCACTCTAACGCTCTCTGGCTTTGTCTCGACATGAGCTTTTAAATTAAACGTTATCTGTAAAAACCGGGGGATTTAACGTTGTGTTCTCTGTAAAAACCGGGGGGGTTTACCGGAACTGAAGAACAGAACGACTTGTTTTCTTCCGTCAAAACGGGAGCTAGTGATGATGAGCGCGGAGACCAGGAGAACAGAGAATCAGTGACGTCTATAATAAttttacactatatatatatttttttataaataaacacAATCATAGacttatataaatatataagtaCATTTAAATAAGGAGTAAACTGTATTCGTAATAAGTGTTGATGGATATAAATACATGACCACATTTAATCATTAAAGTATACTGTATTCGTATTGAATGTCTATATGTATAAATGATCATAGCTGAGCTATATAATATATCTATGttactctatatctatatatctatgttACTCTATATCTATATAATATATCTATGttactctatatctatatatctatgttATTCTATATCTATATAATATATCTATGttactctatatctatatatctatgttACTCTATATCTATATAATATATCTATGttactctatatctatatatctatgttACTCTATATCTATATAATATATCTATGttactctatatctatatatctatgttATTCTATATCTATATAATATATCTATGttactctatatctatatatctatgttACTCTATATCTATATAATATATCTATGttactctatatctatatatctatgttACTCTATATCTATATAATATATCTATGTTACTCTATATCTATATAATATATCTATGttactctatatctatatatctatgttACTCTATATCTATATAATATATCTATGttactctatatctatatatctatgttATTCTATATCTATATAATATATCTATGTTactcaatatatatataatatatcgaTGTTACTCTATATCTATATAATATATCTATGTTACTATATCTATATAATATATCTGTTACTCTATTTCTATATAATATATCTGTTACTGGTGGGGTGTGCAGCTAAATTACCTAAAAAAAAAGGGACATGACCCAGTTAttcagagtctctctctctcacacacacacacggtattcTGGTCATACAGCAGACTATGTATAGATATGTCTGGTAGGAGAGTGTAGATATGTCTGGTAGGAGAGTGTAGAAATGTCTGGTAGGAGAGTGTAGAtatgtctggaaggagagtgtagatatgtctggaaggagagtgtaTATATGTCTGGTAGGAGAGTGGAGATATGTCTGGTAGGAGAGTGGAGATATGTCTGGTAGGAGAGTGTAGACATGTCTGGTAGGAGAGTGTAGACTTGTCTGGTAGGAGAGTGTAGACATGTCTGGTAGGAGAGTGTAGACTTGTCTGGTAGGAGAGTGTAGACTATGTATAGATATGTCTGGTAGGAGAGTGTAGATATGTCTGGTAGCAAAGTGTAGACTATGTATAGATATGTCTGGTAGGAGAGTGTAGATATGTCTGGTAGCAGAGTGTAGATATGTCTGGTAGGAGAGTGTAGATATGTCTGGTAGCAAAGTGTAGACTATGTATAGATATGTCTGGTAGGAGAGTGTAGATATGTCTGGTAGCAGAGTGTAGATATGTCTGGTAGGAGAGTGTAGACTATGTATAGTAGCAGAGTGTAGATATGTCTGGTAGCAGAGTGTAGATATGTCTGGTAGGAGAGTGTAGactatgtaatgtgtgtataatgtaatgtgtgtatgatgtaatgtgtgtatgatgtaatgtgtgtataatgagtGTATAacgtaatgtgtgtataatgagtGTATAacgtaatgtaatgtgtgtataatgtaatgtgtgtataatgtaatgtgtgtactatgtaatgtgtgtattatgtaatgtgtgtactatgtaatgtgtgtataatgtaatgtgtgtataatgtaatgtgtgtattatgtaatgtgtgtactatgtaatgtgtgtataatgtaatgtgtgtataatgtaatgtgtgtataatgtaatgtgtgtataatgtaatgtgtgtataatgtaatgtgtgtattatgtaatgtgtgtataatgtaatgtgtgtataatgtaatgtgtgtattatgtaatgtgtgtactatgtaatgtgtgtataacgtaatgtgtgtataatgtaatgtgtgtataatgtaatgtgtgtataatgtaatgtgtgtactatgtaatgtgtgtataatgtaatgtgtgtattatgtaatgtgtgtataatgtaatgtgtgtattatgtaatgtgtgtataatgtaatgtgtgtataatgtaatgtgtgtataatgtaatgtgtgtataatgtaatgtgtgtataatgtaatgtgtgtactatgtaatgtgtgtataatgtaatgtgtgtataatgtaatgtgtgtactatgtaatgtgtgtataacgtaatgtgtgtataatgtaatgtgtgtataatgtaatgtgtgtataatgtaatgtgtgtataatgtaatgtgtgtataatgtaatgtgtgtataatgtaatgtgtgtattatgtaatgtgtgtatgatgtaatgtgtgtatgatgtaatgtgtgtataatgagtGTATAacgtaatgtgtgtataatgagtGTATAacgtaatgtaatgtgtgtataatgtaatgtgtgtataatgagtGTATAacgtaatgtgtgtataatgagtGTATAacgtaatgtgtgtataatgagtGTATAacgtaatgtaatgtgtgtataatgtaatgtgtgtataatgtaatgtgtgtattatgtaatgtgtgtactatgtaatgtgtgtattatgtaatgtgtgtactatgtaatgtgtgtataatgtaatgtgtgtataatgtaatgtgtgtataatgtaatgtgtgtattatgtaatgtgtgtataatgtaatgtgtgtattatgtaatgtgtgtataacgtaatgtgtgtataatgtaatgtgtgtataatgtaatgtgtgtattatgtaatgtgtgtactatgtaatgtgtgtataacgtaatgtgtgtataatgtaatgtgtgtataatgtaatgtgtgtataatgtaatgtgtgtataatgtaatgtgtgtattatgtaatgtgtgtataatgtaatgtgtgtataatgtaatgtgtgtataatgtaatgtgtgtattatgtaatgtgtgtataatgtaatgtgtgtattatgtaatgtgtgtataatgtaatgtgtgtataatgtaatgtgtgtattatgtaatgtgtgtataatgagtGTATAacgtaatgtgtgtataatgagtGTATAacgtaatgtaatgtgtgtataatgtaatgtgtgtataatgagtGTATAacgtaatgtgtgtataatgagtGTATAacgtaatgtgtgtataatgagtGTATAacgtaatgtaatgtgtgtataatgtaatgtgtgtataatgtaatgtgtgtataatgtaatgtgtgtattatgtaatgtgtgtataatgtcaTTAGTGTAGATGGAGGACTTGGATCTTCCCCAGAtgaagagggaggtggagagtcTTCAGTACCAGCTGGCCATCAACAGAGAGAAATCCTCCATCACGGTTACTGAGTAGGTAGTGTCCTTCAggtctctatcccagtgtccttctggtctctatcccagtgtccttctggtctctatcccagtgtccttctggtctctatcccagtgtccttctggtctctatcccagtgtccttcaggtctctatcccagtgtccttctggtctctatcccagtgtccttctggtctctatcccagtgtccttctggtctctatcccagtgtccttctggtctctatcccagtgtccttctggtctctatcccagtgtccttctggtctctatcccagtgtccttctggtctctatcccagtgtccttctggtctctaccccagtgtccttctggtctctatcccagtgtccttctggtctctatcccagtgtccttcaggtctctatcccagtgtccttcaggtctctatcccagtgtccttctggtctctatcccagtgtccttctggtctctatcccagtgtccttctggtctctatcccagtgtccttctggtctctatcccagtgtccttctggtctctatcccagtgtccttcaggtctctatcccagtgtccttctggtctctatcccagtgtccttctggtctctatcccagtgtccttctggtctctatcccagtgtccttctggtctctaccccagtgtccttctggtctctacctcagtgtccttctggtctctatcccagtgtccttctggtctctaccccagtgtccttctggtctctaccccagtgtccttcaggtctatcccagtgtccttctggtctctacctcagtgtccttctggtctctatcccagtgtccttctggtctctatcccagtgtccttctggtctctatcccagtgtccttctggtctctatcccagtgtccttctggtctctatcccagtgtccttcaggtctctatcccagtgtccttctggtctctatcccactgtccttctggtctctatcccagtgtccttctggtctctaccccagtgtccttcaggtctctatcccagtgtccttcaggtctctatcccagtgtccttcaggtctctatcccagtgtccttctggtctctatcccagtgtccttctggtctctatcccagtgtccttctggtctctaccccagtgtccttctggtctctatcccagtgtccttctggtctctatcccagtgtccttcaggtctctatcccagtgtccttcaggtctctatcccagtgtccttctggtctctatcccagtgtccttctggtctctatcccagtgtccttctggtctctatcccagtgtacttctggtctctatcccagtgtccttctggtctctatcccagtgtccttcaggtctctatcccagtgtccttctggtctctatcccagtgtccttctggtctctatcccagtgtccttctggtctctatcccagtgtccttctggtctctaccccagtgtccttctggtctctacctcagtgtccttctggtctctatcccagtgtcGTTCTGGTCTCTAccccagtgtccttctggtctctatcccagtgtccttctggtctctatcccagtgtccttctggtctctaccccagtgtccttctggtctctaccccagtgtccttctggtctctatcccagtgtccttctggtctctatcccagtgtccttctggtctctatcccagtgtccttctggtctctaccccagtgtccttctggtctctaccccagtgtccttctggtctctaccccagtgtccttctggtctctaccccagtgtccttctggtctctatcccagtgtccttctggtctctaccccagtgtccttctggtctctaccccagtgtccttctggtctctacctcagtgtccttctggtctctatcccagtgtccttctggtctctatcccagtgtccttctggtctctacctcagtgtccttctggtctctatcccagtgtccttctggtctctaccccagtgtccttctggtctctacctcagtgtccttctggtctatcccagtgtccttctggtctctacctcagtgtccttctggtctctatcccagtgtccttctggtctctatcccagtgtccttctggtctctatcccagtgtccttctggtctctatcccagtgtccttctggtctctatcccagtgtccttcaggtctctatcccagtgtccttctggtctctatcccactgtccttctggtctctatcccagtgtccttctggtctctaccccagtgtccttctggtctctatcccagtgtccttctggtctctatcccagtgtccttctggtctctatctcagtgtccttctggtctctgtccttctggtctctatcccagtgtcctcTGGTATCTttcccagtgtccttctggtctctaccccagtgtccttctggtctctatcccagtgtccttctggtctctatcccagtgtccttctggtctctatctcagtgtccttctggtctctgtccttctggtctctatcccagtgtcctctggtatctatcccagtgtccttctggtctctatcccagtgtccttctggtctctatctcagtgtccttctggtctctgtccttctggtctctatcccagtgtcctcTGGTATCTttcccagtgtccttctggtctctatctcagtgtccttctggtctctgtccttctggtctctatcccagtgtcctctggtatctatcccagtgtccttctggtctctatcccagtgtccttctggtctctatcccagtggccttctggtctctctctcagtgtccttctggtctctgtccttctggtctctgtccttctggtctctaccccggtgtccttctggtctctaccCCGGTGTCCTTCCGGTCTCTACCCCGGTGTCCTTCCGGTCTCTACCCCGGTGCCCTTCCGGTCTCTACCCCGGTGCCCTTCCGGTCTCTACCCCGGTGCCCTTCCGGTCTCTACCCCGGTGCCCTTCCGGTCTCTACCCCGGTGCCCTTCCGGTCTCTACCCCGGTGCCCTTCCGGTCTCTtccagtcatagtagtatgataggtctagtgaaatgtgttgttttacagggtcagctatagttGTATGTCCCTCCCTGGAAATCattatggttaagtgccttgctcaaggtcacatcaacatatttttcagcTTGTCCGCGCCGGTATTCAAACCAGAAACCTTTCGTtgactggcccaatgctctaaccactaggctgttgCACTTGCTCTTTGGTTGACATATTTAAAGCAGTCAGAAACATTGAAATGTCAATAGTTCGGAATGTTAGGTCAGGTTGTAAAACAAAAGTCTCATCTAGGATTCAATCTCGCAACCTTATCTAAGTCtaggattcaatctagcaaccttgtCTACGTCCGGGATTCAATCTAGCGACCCTGTCTAAGTCCGGGATTCAAACTAGCGACCCTGTCTAAGTCCGGGATTCAATCTAGCGACCCTGTCTAAGTCCGGGATTCAAACTAGCGACCCTGTCTAAGTCCGGGATTCAAACTAGCGACCCTGTCTAAGTCCGGGATTCAAACTAGCGACCCTGTCTAAGTCCGGGATTCAATCTAGCGACCCTGTCTAAGTCCGGGATTCAAACTAGCGACCCTGTCTAAGTCCGGGATTCAAACTAGCGACCCTGTCTAAGTCCGGGATTCAAACTAGCGACCCTGTCTACGTCCGGGATTCAATCTAGTGACCCTGTCTAAGTCCGGGATTCAAACTAGCGACCCTGTCTAAGTCCGGGATTCAAACTAGCGACCCTGTCTAAGTCCGGGATTCAAACTAGCGACCCTGTCTACGTCCGGGATTCAATCTAGCGACCCTGTCTAAGTCCGGGATTCAAACTAGCGACCCTGTCTAAGTCCGGGATTCAAACTAGCGACCCTGTCTAAGTCCGGGATTCAAACTAGCGACCCTGTCTAAGTCCGGGATTCAAACTAGCGACCCTGTCTAAGTCCGGGATTCAAACTAGCGACCCTGTCTAAGTCCGGGATTCAAACTAGCGACCCTGTCTAAGTCCGCGATTCAAACTAGCGACCCTGTCTAAGTCCGGGATTCAAACCCATCGTGGGTTTTTAAAGGTAAATGTTTCCGCGTTCGGGGAGATCCCATTCACGGTAAAATCTGTCGGCCCAATCAGAACCTTTAAATACACCTAGAACCTAAACCTGAGATCGGACTGAATGCCAGCCGGGTGGATCGAGGGGTGTGGTCTAACAGGGTGTGCGTGTTCTCTTGGCAGGCTGGTGAAATGGAtcgaggggtgtgtgtgtgacgacCCATTCCTGAACCCAGAGCTGATGAGGGCCAACCCCTGGGTGGAGAAAGGCAAATGTGTGATCCTctaacggacacacacacggatccacacacacacacacacacacacagagacacacacacacacacactgagaaacgcACACCAGGTTATCCCGTCCTATTTATTTGTACATCCATGTCTATGGTTTTAGCTGAAAGTAGCCCCCTTCCTATGAGCAGCATGTCCTACATTGAAAGTAGCCCCCTTCCTATGAGCAGCATGTCCTACATTGAAAGTAGACCCCTTCCTATGAGCAGCATGTCCTACACTGAAAGTAGCCCCCTTCCTTCCTATGAGCAGCATGTCCTACACTGAAAGTAGCCCCCTTCCTTCCTATGAGCAGCATGTCCTACATTGAAAGTAGATTTGCAGAGCTCATCTCATAGCTTTGTTAAGAGATAGAAGTTTGTTGTTAAATAAATCACACTTTTAATTGGCTTTTTTTCCACTGTCAATCAGAATACACTGTTTTTATTGGCTTGTTTCCACTGTCAATCAGAATACACTGTTTTTATTGGCTTGTTTCCACTGTCAATCAGAATACACTGTTTTTATTGGCTTGTTTCCACTGTCAATCAGAATACACTGTTTTTATTGGCTTGTTTCCACTGTCAATCAGAATACACTGTTTTTATTGGCTTGTTTCCACTGTCAATCAGAATACACTGTTTTTATTGGCTTGTTTCCACTGTCAATCAGAATACACTGTTTTTATTGGCTTGTTTCCACTGTCAATCAAACATAATAAAGAGGTGGTTTGACAGATTGACTCGTGGTAATTTATATACTAACATTCTAACGTGTATGAgatggagtctgtgtgtgtgtgtgtgtgtacggtgtgtgtgtgtgtacggtgtgtgtgtgtacagtgtgtgagtTATAGCAGTTCTCTGATGTAGATGTTGCGTCGCACGGCGTTGGACACGCCCTCGTTGAAGCGGAACCACACGTCACTGTTGCCAACCGCTGTCCCCATGGCAACCTCCACACACACTTCacctagtgacagacagacagtttacggttaaaacacacacagatacatagcctctacacacacagatacatagcctctacacatATGATCAATATTGGAATAATGGGaataataatcaatcaatcaaatttattttatatagcccttcgtacatcagctgatatctcaaagtgctgtacagaaacccagcctaaaaccccaaacagcaagcaatgcaggtgaagaagcacggtggctaggaaaaactccctagaaaggccaaaacctaggaagaaacctagagaggaaccaggctatgtggggtggccagtcctcttctggctgtgccgggtggagattataacaaaacatggtcaagataatgcattttattttgtaaagtggttctCACATCTAACAACATGTTCAGTCCCCTCCttgtctggagagagacagagatacacattaaccctgacctttaaccctatGGTAAAGTGGTTCTCACATCTAACAACATGTTCAGTCCCCTCCttgtctggagagagacagagatacacatgaaccctgacctttaaccctcagatctggagagagacagagatacacattaaccctgacctttaaccctatGGTAAAGTGGTTCTCACATCTAACAACATGTTCAGTCCCCTCCttgtctggagagagacagagatacacatgaaccctgacctttaaccctatGGTAAAGTGGTTCTCACATCAAACAACATGTTCAGTcccctccttgtctgaaggacaggtGGATTAACAGGTTCATGTGAAGCCCTGTATGTTTTTCTTCAttaaccctgacctttaaccctcaggtctggagagagacagagatacacattaaccctgacctttaaccctcaggtctggagagagacagagatacacattaaccctgacctttaaccctcaggtctggagagagacagatatacacattaaccctgacctttaaccctatGGTAAAGTGGTTCTCACATCTAACAACATGTTCAGTcccctccttgtctgaaggacaagtggattaacaggttcatgtcaagccctgTATGTTTttcttcaaaagtctcatggaatgtagatcTACATTGAACACCGCACATTGGctactactgtaggctgaatgatgtAACAGCTATTTCCGTGTTAAAATATTATGGGATGCatgttgtttttgatggtaggctaCTCTAGTAGGCCTAGATTATGATCAAAtaaccacagtagcctacttggccactgttaaaactgtagtgttcacagtaaaactaactgaaagcaggtacagcctcagtgtttacagtaaaactgtaactgaAAGCAGGTACCgactcagtgttcacagtaaaactgtaacttagtgggtaaagcctcagtgttcacagtaaaactgtaacttaaagcaggtacagcctcagtgttcacagtaaaactgtaacttaaagtgggtagagcctcagtgttcacagtaaaactgtaacttagtgggtacagcctcagtgttcacagtaaaactgtaacttagtgggtacagcctc
This window encodes:
- the LOC118947581 gene encoding guanine nucleotide-binding protein G(I)/G(S)/G(O) subunit gamma-13-like, giving the protein MEDLDLPQMKREVESLQYQLAINREKSSITVTELVKWIEGCVCDDPFLNPELMRANPWVEKGKCVIL